CGTACGATGAAAACTACCATAACTCAAGAAGGGCTCAACTGTTCTCTCCTTTTGAGTACTCTTCATTATCGATCACTTTATAAGTTTCCGCTCTTTCAGGCCCATCCAGTACTATCAAAAAGCAAACGGTGTAACTCGGACGGTCGGGTCGCTTCGTCCAAAACGATAAGTGTAGGTTTAACATGATTGCATTTCTCTTGCTCTAAAATTCCAATGTTCCAATTTTCGGGCTTTTGCCTATTAAATCTATTCTGTTGACGAGGGACAGTTAAAGTGAATAAACTAATCTCATTTGATTAAGGGTTACTTGAGAGACAGAGATATATTGAAGAAGGTATTGCTTCCTTCATTCGAATAATAGGAAATAACAAGTTTCTGACGACAAAACCAATTGAGAATCGAATCGAAGCGAAGGGCCGCTAGAAGCTTAATGGTACTACCACTTGTGCCAGAAGCACTGCCGTTATGTGTTATGGGCGGGACATGTGAGGCTATCATGTGTTGGATACAGAGAAAAATGTGGGATGTTtaagtttggtttctttttacGGTCGCGGAGTAATGCTCTTTGGCAAATGTTTGGGAACCCATAAAAAGATAGCATGCAATTTAATGGTAAACACTAAACATACACTCGTTAGAATATGACAAAACTAGACATGACCGAACTATATAAATAGGACAATAACAAATTAATTGTAGATTTATAAGAATCACTTGCTCTATATAATGAGTTGAAGTTTAAATCTACGATCTGTATTAATATTGCGCTTGTTTATTTAGGAATAAGAATGATAGGTATTTTTGTCCGCatgcagtttttttatttttttaattgaaattgGTTTGCAGTTTCTCAAGGTACGTAACCGCACATAAGGTATTCGGTGAAATGCCCGAATAAGATTTTAAGAATAAAAACGCAAGTTTAATTTCTGgtttgttgattttgaaggGAAATCATATTTTGTATGTCAAAAGTTATTTTGTAGCACTTCATAAGACGCGTTAGAATTGGAACTTCTGAATGATTTACACATAGCTAGTTTGGATAGCATAagtctttcatttcatctcatgtaatttcatctcaatatctaaaaaccataaatacaaatacttttcaatttcaaatttttaattttttcctctcATCATTACTAAATTATTACAACATttttaaacttcaaaataaaaattaaaaaacaattcaacattttcaaattttagaacaaaaataatattaaaaaattatattctaacaatatattaattttataatatttttattcaactttctctcacatttttcaaaatatcaattcaaactattttactactatttgcaaactattttattattattcacatattatCACATAATACATTATCCAAACTAGGGCTTCGATGACCAACATTGTGATTGATAATGATAATGAATTGTTTCATccatattcattttttaaaatttctctatatatttttcaacataATCTGTGCTCATGGTGTACATGTTAAAATTAATATTGCTAGTATTTGTACATGACAAGTCAAAATTGACATTAATCGTACATGAAAtttctatgatttttttttttatacacatttttttatctataaaGAAATCAAGACCAAACCCAATGTGCGGGATAAAGCTAGGATTAGTGTATATAAAAGCTCTCTTATATGTAATGTAGGTAGGCAAGTTGGGAAAAACAAGTTTGGGTcacttatgttatatatatgtatagcgGGGTAAGGTCATTAATATTAGTGTATGTTGCACTTGTGATCCATATTAAAATTAAGGATGGTAATACGTGACACGACATGTTAACTGATATGAACATGATGAAATTAGAGGTTTTGAGTTTGGTCTTAATGGGTTTGAGTCAAAACGAATTTATGACCTATTAAAACATGATTTATAAACGGGTCAATCTACTTAACATAAAATCAATCcgtttataatttatttcaaaattaaaattttattattgttaagttgtaatatccgtatttcttaatatatttatgtttttattattgaaattgtaattttaaatctatgttcatatttgttattatatggtttgtaatattggttttattatatgttaagatttgaaaaatattttttaagatattgtggttattaataaatatagattttaacttttatgtaaaattatgtttattAGGTCAAATgatttatgtattttagttCAACCTATATACATTAAACAAATGGGTTTAAATGAGTCGTAtcgtattaatatatttttaactaattattaaaTAGGTGACATAACACGATCCGTTATCTAATTGTATTAgattaggatttgaaaagttGATACATTTAACTTAATGGTTGAGTTCAAAttgacctatatatataatcaaatatttatGATTTGATACGATATAAATACAACCCGAAAATAAGATTTGCCAACCCTAATTAAAATGTAgctaacttttttaaaaaaaaaaaaaaaaaattgcacttcttatttatttatacttctctcctaatcaattaaaatataaagaattgGGTTACTCTGCCGTAAATGCTGGGcggcaaatttttttattttttatttacttttttaaatatttttaaataataaaaaatatattaatatacttaaatttatttttttaattactaaataaaaaaaatagtggcCAAGTTGACCGGTACAAAGTGTGTGGCATACAACAGCTGTACTGATTCAAATAGGACAGTGGACACCATATTTTCCTTTCAGTTCACGTTTTGCTAGACATCCAGAAATCGTACATACCCTTCTGGATCTCCACTCTCATTTCAGATAGGGTCATTGACTCATTGAATACGGGACTCCTCTCTCGATATATGGATAGATATCATGAAAGTTTAAATCGTaaaactatttatattatatagtaaatttaatatattatataaaaatatatcaatttataaatttaaaaatctttttataatcgtagtatttttataaagtagTAAATGATACTGtgattatcattatttttttgtagtgacgaatttaaaatatgagagagatgcatataaattaaattttataattattcaaataagtttttataGACAACGGTAAAATTTAAAAACGATACCtacaatttaaaaataactCGTTGTAATATGTGAAGCTATCATGTTTTCTAAATTAACATTGATCTATttcacttttctttcttttttgtttgaaaaaaaatatccacCCATGAAAAATAGCATATTCAtcctaaattatataaatataaatatatatatatatatttatatattcggGTCATAACACACTCCCTCGCTAATGACCATCTACAATTCCGTTGAAAACCCACGTGTCAATTCGATCTCATACAGTAGtgctcttcctcctcctcaaaaCCCTAGCTGCGCTATCAGCTCCCACATTCTCTTCAAGACCCACATTTTTCCatgtaaaaaaaacaatacaatttCAGCATTTTCTTTACAATGCTTTACATTTCTAGCACCAGCTATTTAGATCCAAACTTGACCGCGCGTTTGGGATCTATACGGTTCCTGCATTGACAACACCATATCCTTTGGCCCCTCCTGTAATGGGCTCCACCCACTCCGTACCTGCAGtcgaagatgaagatgatgaagaccaagaagaagatgatgacaaTGGCGAACCTGATAGGCGACATATGGATAAACGCCTGGTGAAGAAGCTTCTCGAACAGGAGCCCGAGATGCTCCCCTGCCACGCGTCCGCATCCCCGCTTTCCCCGCAGCTTTCCTCCCTTGGGACCCCGCGGATCGGGCCTTCCATTAAGGTGTGGGACCCGTACAATGTTCTGGCTCCACCCCCTCCTCTCCCGCCTCCTCCTCCGGTGTTCTCCGCCTCGGATGCCATCCTCGAAGACGATCGGACTGTCGTGGAGGTGTTTCTGATCAGCCATGGAGAGTGCGAGCTGAACTTAAGCCCCGATTTGGTGGGTGGGAGGTGCCCCGAGGCATCGCTGACGGCGGCTGGGAAACGGCAGGCCAGGGCCTTGGCGGTGTTCTTGAACTCTCAACGGGTGAGGTTCCACGCTGTTTATTCTTCGCCGTTGAATCGGTCTCGGTCAATGGCGGTTTCGGTCTGTCAAGTAAGTTCAAGTTATGCTTCATTTATCCATGTAAACCAACCGTTTTACTCTGGTTTTTGGATCACTCATGGAAAGATTGTCAACTGGTTTAAAACTTTGCGAAATGGATGACATTAAgttttgtaagtgttttcttTGTTAGTTTAAATTTAAAGCATTTGTTGAACTGTAAGAAATTGTGAGCACGATAAGTTTGGTTACTTTTGAGAATGTGCTGTAGACTATTACTTTGACAAGGTTAAAACTAACTTCAATTATTAGATGTAGATGTAAGCTTATGCACAGAAAATTAGTTCCctttaacctctctctctctctctctctctctctctctctctctctctcaatttatgAAACTTTCATAAATATTGAACTCACTCGAGGGGCTTGATagaatttttcttcctttcgTTAGTTTGGTAGTGATTTCTATGtactttttaaaatcattttgtatTGCTCATAAAAAAAGTCACTTTGTAGTTGCAGAAGTTGAAAAGGGAGAAGGAGGGGCTCCATGTTATTTGCATGGCTTGTCATGTAACGTCGTTCAATTTAACGATGACTCGTTGGATCTTATTAAAAAGCATTTCATTGTGAGACATGGCACTAAATGGAGTTTAGTGTTGGACTAGGACGAATAGAAGATGCTCAGCTCGGCTTCTAATAAACACTGTTTGGTATGACTTGTGTACACAAAAGCTTGTACCAACTCCTTTTGACTCGACTATGTGTTTGAGATGAATTCCCTCTAATGATTAAACAACCCATCTGAGGTTGTAGTTTACATTTCCTCGTGCGGCATTTGGTGCTCTTTAGATGTTAATCTTATCCCAAGTCAACACTGCTTATAAAGAGCTGCTATATCATGAGACTAGTATGTTGTTTCTAAATCACCAAGGAGGCCACCTGAAATTTTGCCAGTAgtttctggtatatgtttttaTGATGAATAGAACCTTTAAATGTCTGGCCCTAATTGCACAGGAgtattcaaattataaaataacgtTGATAAGACTTTGACAGTTCAAAATCATAGTTGGGTTGTACCTCTGTGTTTTTTATAAATGCATTGATTATAAAGGTCAATGCATGGATCATTTATTATTACATTGTGAGTTGACTAGGGTGTTATGTTATGAAGTGTTTAATAGAAGTGGCAtcgcttgggtgatgcctaggagggtggtggatctttttgtttgctgtacAGGTTTAAGGGGTAATTTGCAAATTGCCACCATTTGGAATATGATCTCTTTATGCctaatgtggtgtatttgggATGAGAGGAATGGTCGatgctttgaagataaggaacTCTCGGTGGATGAACCTAGGCGTTTTTTCTTTAATACCTTATTTCAATGGACTTCGACTATTGTATTTAATGGAACTAGAATCCACGATTTCCTTGTTGCTCTAGTTCCTGACTTGTGATTAGGTTCagtttttgtatacttcctgtgtacttggcttACCTTGCTGCTTgtctcaataaaatttcttattcacAAAAAAAAGGTCAAAATCTGACCTTGAGATATATGTACCCTTTATCTCCCATTCATGGTGTTCTTTGCCATTGtttattaagaaaatagttTCAGTTCAAAGTGAGAGAGCCATAGAGCATAAAAAGTTCATGATGCACTAGCTGATTATGATGGTGATTGCCTATTCAGATGTAGATTcttgtttgaaaatattaacCGATCATATTTTTCTTACCCTAGGTCTCAAATCTATATTCTCTACGACGATATTTTGATTGTCTCCGAGGACTAAAGCCAAAgccatttataaaaaataaccatGTTGAGATGCTTTAGAACGTATCAtggtaaaaaatattaagacaGGATATGAAAATTGATGGCAAAGGTGCATAAAAATAACCTGTCTCTCATGAGTTAGATATATTAGAGCAGAACGGATGAGGTGAAATTTTATAGAGTATTGGGTGATCATAATACCATTGAAGTTCAAGGTACTGATAAACACAGTGCTGTAAAGGCAGTTATGGCGTGTGGTGTTTCATGGTAGGCAGTTGAGCAACTTGTTGTAGGGTGTAGCTGTAAGGAGGATGTTGAGATGAATAAGAGCCAAGAAcacacctaaaaaaaaaaaaaacaaaccatgaacaaataaatagaatatgaaaTGAATGCATTTGTTGAGAAAGGTGGATATAATATGTTGGAATATGTCTGAAATTTAAGGTCATTCACTAAGCTATTTCTTGCAACTAGTAAGGAATGATTTAGAAAATACTGATATGGTGTGGTTGAGGTAAAAGAGAATGTGGTTAAAGGTGGCAATGGAAGAGAGTAGCAAAGGTTATGGCCTTGGATCAAGCTAAATGGTGGCAGGCTAAGATCTATATAGccgacttataaaaaaaaaatagaagatctATATAGCCGACTCCAAGTAGTTGAGGTTTAAGGCATCACGGAGTTAGTCAATCCTGTTAATAGGATGAATCTATCACTGCTTTATATATCATTCAGAATTACAGTCGTTTTTAGAATAATTTCTATTCTACTTTCTTGTTTATGATTATGCAATAATACGTCTCTTAACTACCACTTTCTTCCTATGTAGGGTAACACTCTAATTATGACttattaaaattcttatcttatttaaaaataaaaatactaatttcttATGGATTTCGCATCAATTATATGAGATAAACTAGGATATTTGTTGTATGATATGAGAACTTGAGTTTTTAGTATCTTTTACTTTTCctgcatctttattttcaaTCGAACAATTTGCCTATTGTTGCAATCATGCAGGAAATGAATTTTGCAGAGGAACAGATACAATCCTCAGATGCATTGGTGGAGATGAGTCAGGGGCACTGGGAAGGCTGCCTTCGGTCAGAAATATACACACCTGAAACTTTGGACCTCATTGACAGATTTCAGCCTGATTTCTCTGCACCATCTGGAGAATCACTTCGGCAAGTGGAATTCCGGATGGTTGAATTCCTAAATGGGAGAGTCCTGGAATTGCGTGAAAAGTTGAGATCAGGTTTTTCCATGCACCATCATAATGAGAGTCAAGGGTTTTCTCAACACATGTCTCATACTCCGACCAATTCGATTCATGACCGAGATGGGCCTTCCCTCCCACCACCCCACTGGGATTTGCATAACAGGCACCGACAAGGGCTTTCAAAGAAGAAATCTGGTAAGAGCAGGCTACAATTTGTAACAACCGGAGATCATGAGGCTGAGGACGAAATATCCCCTCAGGATTTGAGCCACCAAAGTTCCCTACAAGATTCAAATGACCGGACCTCCTCATCCTGTATCGCGTTTTGCATGGGTGTTTTCACTCATTCAGTGCCAATTAAGTGTCTCCTCACAGGCCTCCTTGGGTGCAGCCCAATAATGTCACCTAAGATATGCATAGAAGATTCTTCTGTGTCAGTGTTGCAGCACTCACGGAAAGCCGGTTGGCAGATAAAAAGGTTGAATGACACTGCGCATCTTAGGCTTCTTTAGTTGGAGAATTTTGCTTGCAATGGAATTTTCTGATGGTAAAATTGATGTGTTAATTAATTATTGGCCAAATTCTTGCATTATTATGATTTGTGGACTGAACTTGTATGTTCATGATTCCGCATGACTTGGCTCATCCTGTAAtcttcaatatatttatatcttgaTTCAACTCCAATAGAACTTTTCTTGTTATATTGTTGAGTGAGATGTCATTGAATTTCCTTTATTGGcgttttagaattaattaaatctgGATGAACTTTTATCCTTTTTCTGATAAATGCAATGCCGCCGGAGCTATGTTCTGGAAATACCGTCGGATTAAGCAATTTTGGTTGGAACAATTTTAATAGAGTTGAGGAATGCCAAGGCCAAGGCCCAAGGGCACCCACCCCATGCCAAAGTTCAAGTAATGTTAGATCCGATTAGTTTTGCAGTCCATAGTTTGTTTCAGATCGTAGTATACATGTAGACCCTTGGATCTGAGCCAATTCCGACTTCTAATAAATTATTCTCTTGGTGTAAGTGGAACTGGGAGAGAAACAGAGAATTCACTCTGTCGTTATAGGATCTCAACCATTCTTTTGTCCATTTAAAATTGTTCTCTTCCATTTtgtccatttattttttattgatcatgtatttatttatttttttcttttatttactgATTAAGGAAATGACTATaagtatattgatattttttttttctattttttaaaaatatttagaaatgttaaaaatatatgaataagaataataataaaaaaattaaaaaaataaatttttcctaTCACTCGTTGATAAATACTCAACCCCTCCCACAACCATTCAACTtttacaagtttatttttttttcccccaaacCGGAAGTTAGATAAAATGATCCTAATCATGGCTACTTAACCAGTAATAGCGGGTGGTACGGAAAACAGCTGGATCACATGGGCTAGGGTACGTTGCTGAATCATGATGGCCCCTTTTGTCTAATGTTCCATACCTAAGGACCATGTGAAAAGGCCACTATCTTCTGAAAGCATTATCCCATCCCCTGTATCGATTCATCCCTCCTTCGACCACGTAGTGTAATAGAATTTGTCCTGCTCCTGACAGCACCAGACAAAATCTAGAGAAACCAAAAACTCGAGTAAGAAAACACAGCAGAAGTTAACCTGCCACTATCCATCCCGTGACATGGCACAAAATTAAGTTAATTAACAGTCACAAGGACACAAAGGAGCAGCACTTATCCTTCTCCATTTCCACCACATCCTTACcgctatatatttttatctgccttggtttttattttttgggctaAAATCCTCAACTTCCATGGCTACTATCACCAACTTCTGTGCTGCTCTGTCTGTCGCCATCATCTTTGCCATTTCACATGCTACAAGTTCGACAAGCGAGCCTACAATTTCAGCTTCTCCATCTGTTCTACCGTATGTAACGGCACCCAATATGTCCTCATTTTTCCCCTCTCCGAGTGTTCAAGGGCCTCCAAGTTCTACCACTCCACCTAATTCAGAGACACTTGCGCCAGTACCAAGCTCAGGCCAGTTTGTGGGAAAAAGCTCCTCCGATTCTACTAGGCTTGACAGTGGCATCCTCATTTCAGGTTTTGGGCTTGTTAGTATGTTCATGACAAGTCTAATCTTTGTCGTTTAAGCATATAACTtgtgtattttcattttgagataTACAGGGCTTGTGATTTGTTATTACCCCGTTTTTCCTCTAATAGTCATTTGGATGGGTTTTAGGCTCCCTTTTTCTTGGATTGTTTAGCCCCCAAAAAGATCCTCATTTTTATCCACCCTAGATATGTtaaaccatttttattttttaatctagtcgaatataaatataaaatgagatgtgatgaaGTCATATAGGACATGCGTGTATatgtgtgaatatatatatatatgggtaaataagattttattgatgattgaTCATAAAGATAGATAAAAGCCCAATTACACGGATCATATACAAAAGTAATGCTCAGGAGTGATGTTCTAATCATACAAGAGATTCATGAATGTTCGAGccataaaaatcaattacaatagaCTATTGGAACAAAGTGTTCAAAAAGAAAGTTTTAAGTTTATCCATTGATTGTTCACGATCTTCGAAATTTCTCTGGTTCCACACCCTCCATAGACAGATCGAAAGCATCTTCCAAATTGTGAGAGTCTGAAAAGTGCCTTGTAGTCTTCCTCTCTATGAAGTTAAGAGGTCGACCACCCTTCTTGGCACCACCCAAACTACACTCACCCTAGACAAAAgactcattccacaaagttGCGGCAATCTTACAATGTATTAGTAGATCATCAACGGATTCTCTGCTCTTTTTATACAAACAACACAAATCTAATATTATGATTCAGCATTTCTTTGTGTTGTCGATAGTGAGAGCCTTCCCCGAAGAAgctacctatataaaaaaagatgcaTTTAGGGGAGAGCCTTTGTCTTCCAATACTGGAATGGATTTGCATTATGCTTAAAGATGGATTGGTAAAGGAGCGGACGGTGAACTTCCCCTTCATCGAGGGacggaatatatatttttgtttataaagAGCCGCTGTATAAGCAATCCATACATGATCAATTATCCGGTAACTGTCGCTTACGGCGAACAAAGAAATAAACGAACAAAACAGAAGTTTTCCAATTTGTGACTTGGAGTGTGGAATAATTGGGGTGGTAAAGTTTATTGTCTTCATACAACATACGctccaaacatcatgccaaaactcTTTTTAATTACATTCCTCGACTGTTGCCCTCCCTAAATCTCGTGCCTTGTTGCCAACAAAACGATAAAAGCGAAAATACAAAGCTAGCTCAGGAAACCAGCTACATTATTGGAGTTTCAAACTCATCAATTCAACTCAAGTTCATTTCTACCTCTCATCAGGCAGTAGATATATTTGCCAAAGTCTTATCTGCAGCTCGATTTCATTGACTCAAGTCCAAGCTCAGGTACTCTCACCTCCCATCAATCTGCTATCAAGATGAATGACCCTGCTTCAGACAACTCAGACGTAGGACTCCATCTCACACTTGACGACTCAACTGCTGATCAAGATAAGTTGCAGAAACCAAATGATGCTGTTGATGCACTTCAAAGTGACATTATCCTGAACAACCATATTGCACTATTTAAATTCAAATGCATAACTATAGTGTATATCTGTAACTTTGTTTTTATCTGCAATTTAGTgcatatccatttatcaaattcaaactcGTGTGCGGGCTATTATAAATTGATTAATACTACGTACACAGCTTCAGTATCATGGCTGAAACTATTTTTCTGCATTTTGTATATTCGTTGCAGATAAATGATTTTACGTTCggctaaatatttaattttgtcaTTGTTCATCCTCGTATATTAGGTTATAAAAATAGGATTGCGTCCGTGGAGTGCATATATACAAACGGAATAGCTGTTTGTAAGTTGAAATGGCGAGAAATGCATTTGATCGAATGAAGGAGAGGAATGTGAAGTTATGGACTTCGCTGGTTATAGAATGCGTGGCCGAGCCTTGGAACCTCGGAAGTTTTCTATAAGGTGACTGATGATCATCGAGCACTGGGGTCAAACCAAAGTGTGTCACTTTTATGTCAGTTCTAGCTGCTTGCAGCCATGCTAGTCTCTTTGAAAATAAGGCTGGCATTGGTTTAACTCCACCCACGAGCCTTGAATTTGGTGTAAAACGAGCAGTATTGCACA
This is a stretch of genomic DNA from Carya illinoinensis cultivar Pawnee chromosome 3, C.illinoinensisPawnee_v1, whole genome shotgun sequence. It encodes these proteins:
- the LOC122302232 gene encoding uncharacterized protein LOC122302232 isoform X2, encoding MGSTHSVPAVEDEDDEDQEEDDDNGEPDRRHMDKRLVKKLLEQEPEMLPCHASASPLSPQLSSLGTPRIGPSIKVWDPYNVLAPPPPLPPPPPVFSASDAILEDDRTVVEVFLISHGECELNLSPDLVGGRCPEASLTAAGKRQARALAVFLNSQREMNFAEEQIQSSDALVEMSQGHWEGCLRSEIYTPETLDLIDRFQPDFSAPSGESLRQVEFRMVEFLNGRVLELREKLRSGFSMHHHNESQGFSQHMSHTPTNSIHDRDGPSLPPPHWDLHNRHRQGLSKKKSGKSRLQFVTTGDHEAEDEISPQDLSHQSSLQDSNDRTSSSCIAFCMGVFTHSVPIKCLLTGLLGCSPIMSPKICIEDSSVSVLQHSRKAGWQIKRLNDTAHLRLL
- the LOC122302232 gene encoding uncharacterized protein LOC122302232 isoform X1; its protein translation is MGSTHSVPAVEDEDDEDQEEDDDNGEPDRRHMDKRLVKKLLEQEPEMLPCHASASPLSPQLSSLGTPRIGPSIKVWDPYNVLAPPPPLPPPPPVFSASDAILEDDRTVVEVFLISHGECELNLSPDLVGGRCPEASLTAAGKRQARALAVFLNSQRVRFHAVYSSPLNRSRSMAVSVCQEMNFAEEQIQSSDALVEMSQGHWEGCLRSEIYTPETLDLIDRFQPDFSAPSGESLRQVEFRMVEFLNGRVLELREKLRSGFSMHHHNESQGFSQHMSHTPTNSIHDRDGPSLPPPHWDLHNRHRQGLSKKKSGKSRLQFVTTGDHEAEDEISPQDLSHQSSLQDSNDRTSSSCIAFCMGVFTHSVPIKCLLTGLLGCSPIMSPKICIEDSSVSVLQHSRKAGWQIKRLNDTAHLRLL